The Magallana gigas chromosome 6, xbMagGiga1.1, whole genome shotgun sequence genome includes the window catgttaaatactgaaatctgattggttaagacgcagttaataatattttctattaccctcagcgttagtaacgcacttagcaacgggtaacattaaaaaatgttacatgcgtgaaaattatgcgcgtacggttcgctgtagaattcacgttattcctatataaaagcagtaaaagtttcttaaaaattaagacattcagtataacaaaataaatagtgcctgtttggggggataacagttgaaattgacacccctcgaaaaccattgtcaacctccgcttcgcgtcggttgacaatggttttctcggggggtcaatttcaactgttacccccccccccccccaaacaggcactatttatataatgtcaacccgtgcacgcacgggtcaaagtctagtatatcTCAATTATAAATCACCGACCGAGTTTGTTTTTCGTGGAATAATGACTTTTATTGAGTTGCAAAGCCTAATATTTTACCTGCCATTGTTCATCCTCGCCAAATACACCTTCTATGCAATATTCCATAGTCCATATAAAGAAATACTATACAAATGGATCTTTGGGAAATGGCATCTTTAAATTGAGGAAGTTACATACCAACAATAAAAACAGGATTAGTTTGTATTGCAGACTtgtattaaatatcaattattatatTTCATAAGTTTTGTCAGTCGCAAAAATgcttattatttcaaaatctttaGACGCTACATCGATtcacaattaaatgtttttgtggcAACTAATGGAGAGTAGTCAAAGCTGTTCAAAatgtgtattttcttatacataCAGCAGTCACCCttcagtttaaaatatattgattaacAGGCATTATCACGTGAAacacataaatatacattgtcCTTATtagcttatatttacattttccagtatcttttcctgtgataacactacatatcgattttgtactatataacccataacttcaaatgaagccaaattgaggcgccagggggtttgcttttttattttcaatttttaatcgtacgatggtttaaaattatataaatataagtaataaggaatcattcatagagtattatgaggtgataatttcggccggagcgtgatcaaatccaataaagcccaaagggatttatgatagatttgatcacgctccgaccgaaattatcccctcataatattcaaagaatattagtagtgtgtcataggacctacggcatccaaaaataagcattcaatgcttaaattaatTTAAGGTATTTCAGTTTAACAAGGAACAACTTTTGTGCATAGTTCAAATGGGTATGAAGCTAAAAAGCAgtacagaaaaatatataacttgcGTCAACgggtcatatattttttttagcaacgattgctaccttcatagtCACTATTATATAGAAACCACAAACGAAATTATTTTAGTGTCTATGTTTACATCTCTCTCTAAACTATTCATATAAACTTAGTAGATTAAAATTGGAACTGTTGATGACTCCTATCTCACGTAGTCTTTCATTCGATGTTCTATTATTAGTCATGCAGACATGCAATTTACCTGCATGAGCAAAAAATCAAACAGCGCCAAAGTAGACGCTTCCGCTAAACCAAATAGTTCCACAGAGAGccatattatatattttgtgaaatctgTTGGTGTTTGGTTTGAAAATATTAGCGAggattttttcttctaattgATTACGTcgtttaaaaacaagactatgcgtATTGGGCACATATACAATGCGCATACTAGATTTAAATGAACTACTGTGCAAAGCATTGGTATTCGGCTGCATATCGAAGAAACGGggcattgattttaaaacgtttgtttcaattttactcTCATTGTTGATTATTTTCTACTAGTTACAaacgctctctgatgctttaccgacattaaaagcatatgagagagaaaaaaagagagagagagagaagaatgAGAGAGACAGAAGAATGAGAGAGACAGAgaagaatgagagagagagagagagagagattgccaGTCTTTACTTCACAATATGCATATAGACACATAAAAGCCCggcttcagtactttgatttaactGGTTGCTTTAGCATATAATATTTGTACTatctttttaaacattaatattcCTGAGCAGTACATATTTTAGTGGATGTAGGTTCTATAATATTGAAATACATAAACTCGTATGATAAGTTTCTTGTCGTCAAAAAATGGTCAAATCAATGATCTCTTGTCCTTTCTTATATAAGACTTAATAAGACTCTAACTCTGGACCCCTCGGTTTTTTCTTAAGACTTAATAAGACTCTAACTCTGGACCCCTTGTTCTTTCTTAAGACTTAATAAGACTCTAACTCTGGACCCCTTGTTCTTTCTTAAGACTTAATAAGACTCTAACTCTGGACCCCTTGTTCTTTCTTAAGACTTAATAAGACTCTAACTCTGGACCCCTTGATCTTTTTTACGGCTTAATAAGGGTTTAAATCTAGACCCCTTGTTCTTTTATCAGACTTAATAAGACTCTAACTCTGGACCCCTTGTTCTTTCTTAAGACTTAATAAGACTCTAACTCTGGACCCCTTGTTCTTTCTTAAGACTTAATAAGACTCTAACTCTGGACCCCTTGTTCTTTCTTAAGACTTAATAAGACTCTTACTCTGGACTCcttgtttttttcttaaaacttaaTATTACTCTTACTATGGGCCCTTGTTCCACTTAAGACTTAATAAGACTCTAACTCTGGATCCCTTGTTCTTTCTTAAGACTTAATAAGACTAAGTCTGGACCCCTTGTTCATTCTTAAGACTTAATAAGAATTTCACTCTTGGTCTGTTAGAATCGACATGAAAAGTTTTTGTTcccaaaaaaatcttattgtttacatttattcatacaaatgtcaaaatcataaaacagaatacacaaaaaaacacagtttaagaaaatattgcacTAAATATCGTATGGCACATACTGAATTTGTTATAAAGCACATTAGCTTTTGTAGGATTTCGCTTTTTTGAACAAACCCAGGGAACTCAGGTAATTTCGTTTACCTTCAGAGAGCCCCTTCCTATCTGGAAGTACTTGTGGTGAAAGACCAGAGTTTGTTCTTAAACGGGCAGATACCATTTCGTCGAATTGTTGCCGCTGGTCAGTGACTGTATCAGGGTAAGGCCTGTCCACATAATTACTATCAGGAAGCGGGAGGCGATTGTTTGGGATTAAAGGGTCAACATCTGCTCCTCCGAAAGGTACAAATGGAGAGTTCACTTGTCCAAATGAATTCTCACCGGCTAGAATGGGTCTTTTGTGGGAACCGTCATAGCTTGGAGCTTTCCTAAGAGGAATGTTTGGGTTTAAAGGGTCAACAACTGCTCCTCCGAAAGGTACAAATGGATTCTCAACGGATGGAACGGGTACTTTGTTAGAACCATCATAGCTTGTAGCTTTCCTAAGTGGAATGTTTGGGTTTAAAGAGTCAACACCTGCTCCTACGAAAGGTCCAAATGGATTTTCAACGGGTGGAATGGGTACTTTATGGGAACCGTCATAGCTTGGAGCCTTTCTAAGTGGAATGTTTGGGTTTACAGGGTCAACACCTGCTCCTCCGAAAGGTACAAATGGATTCTCATCGACTTGAATGGGTCCTTTGTTGGAACCGTCATAGCTTGGAGCTTTCCTAAGAGGAATATTTGGGTTTAAAGGGTCAACACCTGCTCCTCCGAAAGGTACATATGGATTCTCATCGACTTGAATGGGTCCTTTGTTGGAACCGTCATAGCTTGGAGCTTTCCTAAGAGGAATGTTTGGGATTAAAGGGTCAACACCTGCTCCTTCGAAAGGTCTAAATGGAGAATTCTCTTGTCCAAACTGATTTTCACCTACTGGGATGGGCACTTTTTGAGAACCGTCATAGCTCGGAGCCTTTCTAAGTGGAATGTTTTGGCTTAAAGGGTCAAAACCTGGTCCATCAATGGGTCCAAATGGAGAATTCTCTTGTCCAAACGGATTCTCAACGGATAGAATTGATACTTTGTTAGAATTGACATAGCTTGGAACTTTTCTACCCGGATCAACGTGAAAATCAGGTCTGGCAATACCTCCGCCATATCCATTCGGTGGCGTAACTGGAGGCACGGGTACCTTGCGCGAACCGTCATAGctgggttttcttttgtttggtaGGCCAGATCCATCAACAAACGGGTTCTCGTAAACTTGCCCTCCTCTGCCATCATTTAAATCCAAAGGGCGGGCATTTATGTTGGAGTTTATGACTGGAGTTTGATCAATAATAAAAGGGTTGATCGGGCTTTCATCAACCCATGGTAATCCCTCAGAGCCTATTTGGATATTGTCGATGCTTACCGGTGTAATGATGTCACCGGGTTTCAGTCCTGGGACCACGTTTCTCACGTCTCTTGGGTCAATTGGTGGGTTAGGGTCACCttgttttccttaaaatagAACAGATCAAGTTtcagtcatgttttaaaattatcaaacacCGTGAAGGTAGATAACAATATAAAGATTCATCAGAAGTAGAATGATCAACAGAACGTCGATACATGTAAGTGTATACCTGCATAGTTGCCTAATGATGCTGACAGTGCGCATGAAAGAACCAATAACCTCAGcatctaaaaataaagaaaagagaTTTCAACGATGaacttttttgtgaaaattggCATGATAAAAATCGTATTATTGCATTATTTGCGtaatattgcattatttattccataatttatttctttattcatttatttgttaatacgtatatctttgtttattcattgaaatcaacttaTTTAACTActtagtatttatttttttatttatgtgctttagattttttaaaaatttttataatgtactttttgttagaaaattgattacattaatttaataaatgtaaaaacaaaaataatttgcgGTATCTTAAATCAACAATAcgtatattttacatatatttgaaatatttgaaagtaaaaaaaaagttttgtggggaattcttttaaattatagttaattattttatataattaagcatattgaattaaattgataacatACCTTTCTAAAGAGGTTTCAACCTAACATTATGCTGAACGCAGTCCGCGAGTGACTTTTATATTGAACACAAGGAACTCATCAAGTATAAGTGCATATTCTATTGGACCCCTCCTCTTACGTAAAACATAAACTAATTTGGCTACGTGATTGATCTGTCGTTGTTTTAATAGGGGGTCTCCAAGGGGCAATCAACTTCATTCATCAACTCACTTCTAAATGAAACATTGAATATTAagtgaattaaattttcttataaTCATTCCGTAGAAAGTTAACCTTGAAATGACAACCGGTAACGAATTCCTAGtgagataaataaaattttctggTTTCTTTATAAGTCCCCCCTATATAGTATAAGACATTAGTGACCGGGGAGCATGCGTCATCGACTTTTGTATGTTTGATTTTGTACTGCTCCTTTTTTTATGCAGACAACCAGGATCCATTGTCAACCTTGTGTTATTGATAATTTGTGGTCGCTCATCATCGCGGGTTTATGACAACCAGAGGTCCCGGGCCGTCACGTGTCGCTTACAATTCATTaagtaaatgatataaaacGGTTTATTTGTGTTTGTTACTATTTTGACAATAGTGGatttaaagtcaaatattgtttacaaaaaatatgttttaaaacattgGCGGTATGCGGGAAGAAGGAAAACTGggtgtaaaaattgtaaatgccTAATCAAACAGTATAAATATATGTTCCGATAGTTTGATAGCGActgaatatgaaaataaattgggTATAGCGGAAAGTTAAACGGAACTAaagtttgttttgatttaaaaaaaaaattaaaatgcagcATTTCACTATGAAATGGATAgctgggtaaaaaaaaaactgtggcaaatttcaataactttttttgtttgtgtGAGCACTTATTTTTGTGAAAGACCCTCgatcatcacaaaaatttctCTGATTTAATGGTGTGGGTTACAGAAGTAACAGTTTTTTGTTTAAGCTCTGCAACTGTTTATTAAGCAAAGTATGATTTATATTGAAATTTCActctatgattattttatgtGATATGCTGGGTTTTTAACCCCTTAAATTCACGGTAACTGCGGTAAgtctgctcttttgcagggtttggtgaaatatgacgtaacgtcaattgtttcatttacgtcaTATAATTATCTATACCTGCTAAAATTTTGGCAAGCATATCATTTTGCcttgcaaaagagcagtaccaCGGTTATCGTGAAGGGGGTCTATCCGATTGCAATCGGGATAAAAATTGCTACCCTGGGCGGTTCTTAATATTTCTTCGAGTTTTTCAACATCCGATGAGGGATGAGGCGGGAAGATCAACGAAATTAATTTAGGCCTGCATCGTAGTACATGTTTATCTCGGAAATATAACAAGGATTTCAAAACAAAGGCAGCTAAATTCAACTCTGATGGCCATGTTATAATCTTTGGGGTAAGAGATTGAGTTGGATACAAATACACTTGTCACAAGTTGTGTACACGTAAGCATTGGAGCGAATTCGGCCATTGCTGCACTAAACCGCTATTGGCGATGGAaagttctttgaaaaaaattcacagtCAAAGTCTAAATAATGCTACCATTAATGTTTAACCCACCGTTAGCCTTAACGGATTAAAGAAATGTTGATctttttggttttatttgttACAGTTTCCTGTGGGTTGTGTATAACGAAGTTCTTCATGGACACTAGGTTGACTTTCATAACACTCCATCTTGTGTTTTGTTTCCcatatgtattttgtatagGTATGATTTCAAGAGCTTTTggtatgattttattaaaaaaatcttttgtttttgaataccatgcataatatatcatttaaagGGAGTTGGAAATCCCAACTGTTCCTTCATGTTAAATGTATTAGTAGGCTtagtatttataatttatatatcttGAATTTATAGATTTCTTGAATTCTTTCTTTTTACAGATGAATTTGGATTCTCAGGGCAGAGTCCCCTGGAACTGAAAGTCCTGTCTGGGGAGAGGAGCCTGGAGTCGTTTATCCTGGAGATGAGCTTCAAGTCTTACACTACCGATGGGCTGTTGATTGTCCATCGCTCAACTTCATCATCAGATTTCTACACCGTATCAGTGCACAACATGACACTGGCATTCTGGTGGGTAGGATTTATTGATCTCTCTGTAAaacttatttgataaattacagCAGAGAcataaggcctaaaaaaaaaaagttgtgtgtttagggtaactaacccgacctaacctaccaAAATGCCctgatcctaccatttttagatgtctgtttttatccgattgtgaattttatattatttctattaaaaagtccatttttaaatatgacacaaacaatattcttaggattcatggagaaaaaaatatgataaaatgaaaaaaaatccctacctacctaacctaattttttcatcagtgttaccctaaacacacaatttttttaataggcCTAAGGTGagttaaccatgcatcggacacataccttggatcggacaactttggttataaatttacaaataaatgtgcatgcgctcatgtgttttttcatatattccTTAATTAGAACTAATTAACTTTATCATAATTAAGAATTTGACAGTCACATTCTCAAAGAATATAGGCATCGTAATATGCTTCAAATATGCCATCTTTGAAAAATTAGTTAATAATTATGAAGATTTTACACTAaagcattatttgaatgttgtgcATTTGATTGTGAATTAGTGACAATGCACTCTCTGcataaaataattagaaagaagtaagttttgaaacaaaatttgattataataaGTCAAgtaatttgaacaattaatgtcATTGACAAGGTCATTTTTGCtccatatgttcatttcaccaTGGTTCGGaaacaaattaaccatgcatcgaACAGTTTTCGGTGCAATATTTCTTCTAATAACAAGGAGATTACATGCCCATTCCTTgtgatatactttaaatgtgaagtaaaattaatatttaaaaaataattgatacaaacattttcttcAGACCACTTCAAATTTGAGTTTTACGGACACAGCCTTTTTAGTCTAAAGTTCCTGTAGGAactggcacgataaagaacccttcatgataaatatttctataaacAGAAGCACTAGTCTAAATTCCCATATGTAGATTTGAGGATTTACGTTAAAAGAAATCTGAATAgcaattgaatgaatttatttttctgaacctttttatttttgcattaaaccAGAAACTGTAATTTTTAATCTCTACTCATGCAGTACTGTATAGCTGTCTgatgcttggtaaatattgtccGATCTATGGTGAAAAAGTTCAACACTTCATTAATTTCCGTTATTTTCtacattgtttacaatttcacaattatttCTTCAATAGTTAAACAAGGGGAAAATCTGtgacttttaaaacaagttttatttatatttggatGATATTTTGATGCATGAACAAAGGGAAAACCCAAAGGTGTCCGATGTGTGGTGAAATCACCCTagataacagagattggcaacccCGCCATTAGCATGTTTTGTTGTTAAAACATGGTATGCgaaccaaccttactttgagaactacaaaaTTAGTAACCTGAGGTaatgatcttaaaccaaaagtatattgtttttatgaaaaatgtgcaTAAGTTTTAgaccttttttaaaacaaaaattgaaaaataagattaatgtATACCGGTAGAAAATATAATTGGCCAGCAATATTAAATCTTGGACGACGGGTAGCCAACTGCCTCTTAAGACTTCTcttttgatattgtttataagacgtaaactcatgaaaatatgatattttgaatattttggtaATAGAGTTTAGCTGtttatatttaaggtcttccgtttccaacggaagaccttactattattctgaaaaattttcaaatttcttattatttttttttttcttctagacgccaactttgatccttaatatctcgctcgtttgttcaccgattgttttgaaattttcaggactgataacatgctgcgtgttgttgtcgttgcatattttagttgaggaaaatccccatccggttttgagttattccccttttagtaaaatttaacgacttcttttgtccaggggggtttagctataacgatgactagcagagtctcaaagatgggctggtttggaagctaatacattgaatttgtgcgagatatattttatttattatttaaatgcaaataaaaggggtggtatagatgttgaaacaaaggtaagaaaaaaattcaaaaaaattcgcgtattttccgtgttagttttttacctgataaaaatttgttataacatgtattttaaaagatcttggtcttaccaagacctttcattcggtatacagaaaaaggggctggcccctataattagggagttagatgcgtcaaaagtttcttgtcaataacttgtaaaggaataaaaatttctaatgtattattgaagcaaagttgtaaagaaattaattttgaatccttccgtggtattcaatttaatgttttcgtaatttatagccagtatttgcagaaacaattgttgtcagttcggtccatttttgtgggggtgtgcacgtttaggaggttatgaaagggctttttgtaatgcactaactgatacatgcagcgcgcaaaaataattctacataaagttcccaaatgtttttattcatatgtacatattcatttcataaagatgaacctctttgaccttatttttgttgtttgtttcataactgtgcccctttctatatttagatgcattacgaaactcaggtaaccgatcaatagaagagtcgctagctgtattcaggccgtcgccttgacgacaatgcatatgcttgtagagctggacgtacacatgtttaacgccccactgtgttactgtaacagagacattttgaattgtttcagtactgggagatgtgttaataaaatggttcgaatgcatgataattaaactcaacttttctacagtacgtatacacggccgtcatataaagcacaatgtgtattactgacatgacaaatgtacgctggcaatttaaacgaacgcgggattgctcccgatagaacatttcttttaaagcaaaacagaATACTGATTTCCGATGGATATAAtgttatcatcgtggagataattttaaaaagtgaacttaatattcgtatacgataatatttgaatccaaacccgctatttttaagtaaccgttattagggatattaattatgacttgccccgcgtttcacgttttttacttgcaatgcatctacaaacgaaaataccaaacaaccttcggcagcaatttataaattatttataacatactagtacacaatattaaagagataattaactaaattgtgctttataattgtactcgctatcttccgtggaaataatggcatggaaaaaatgttgttcaatgttcataaaaaatgatgtagccttagcaatcgaaaataattaacaaactgtatattgatagattgacacattaacaaacattcagacccgcaatgtatttttggcaaattctataaaatgtagactcaataagtgaatttttccgtttggggtattttgaatcacatgtgtacgctatgtgtacatgtacatatagattaatagccatatagataaacactttcagtgttgaatttttaaaagatattttgtatttgcaaagcaatgcaatgcaagggctattaaattcgaacaatgtacatacggtagggatcgaactgatactggttctgcttgttctacaaacagcgaatgaaatgcgaagtattagggtgttattttttaaacaaataagtattgctctcttaaaaccttgcattactaaacaaagtatttcatcggaagcattattagttaattattagctgcatatatgtagctctCCGTCTGGAAAAATTGAGTACCATCCGAAATGTTTCATACAATGGCtatacagacttgcagctaacattaccttagaatttgccgctgttcataaattcattaaaagacGCGCAGATTCAAGTGgttatatgtcgtttgatatgggatttatgatgtctatttatattattttaattaaggacagacgagacgttcctcaattttatataattttccttgatatttcattccttatttattaacatttaaacctgttaattccaaaaaatttagagtacattaccaggctcgttttggagctagaatatttcgaactttccttaaaatagcacgcaaaatgcatttgaatgcttataagtaAAGTCAcactatatattttaatttgaacactttatattcaaaccaaaacaaatcatattacataaagatttaattgtgaaataacaaagtggaaatcttcacattgtggagataggaaaaaatggaagatacatgaaggtcgcgtctgaccttaatattatacaagcaatagctttccaaaaagcttgcctgactacccaaatttattcaatggaagcatgcatgtattaattaggctatcttataagaaatgaaatttaagtttcgctgcggatcataaattattaaactgaacgtgcagagtttagaagcaatttcaatctttttcttcgatcgagtgcatgtacctgtacatcactggaaattaaatcatttcattattttaaatcattttaggaatgtacatgtatccagtggcggatccagcaatttgaaaaagggggggttccattTGATAAAAACCAATAcgtgcaaaattcatcatttgtcaataaacaaggactttctgaacgttttccgtgcgtatacaactgtatttaataaacatttatctcatcactatttaattcacatctatttcaacagcagagtgcactgcattattaAGCGTTTTGCCGTTTAggtttaggtaaggaagatttgcataatatctaacctaaaaaaaaattcaagtctccagcaatgagaaagtgcgtctatgtttgatagaaaagaaacactaagaaacaaaaaataactcagaataattacgacaaactattataaaaattgatattttggtaatttttttatgtctttgatgtttataAATTCTGAACTGTTTAtcgattttgatgttttaaataaaggtctaaatgataggatatgacaaaagaatgggaataatttatctgctgaataaATGATGcgtgtgtaatacaatggtaaaagctattgtcgtcccagggaacttgatgtgacctctgtaatgggtgcgcTACATAATCTGGCACTAGTACAAATGCaatcatatttagaaaagttttggaaaggtgggcattttaaataaaagtaaatattccaattatatgaatttatatttgctttaattaatccaaactgatgattctttgttaatgatgataatccaacacaaactattacttacattgtactacttagacaatgtgtatcatcttgttgcgatgacacctccctcttttttttttttgacctttcaaatatggcaatctatttttaaatcaggattacacacgtgcaatgtgaaaagccCTTTTAATTGAACACTCTTGCTCATTGTtgcttattacatcccatataacgttttcatcaattatgaatataaatgttgacacattaaagatgcatcgtcaggcaattattaattcaagcttgtgggtgccccccccccccccccccccccactttttctcacagcaactaattttttaaaaatttacttataaaaaaacgccagcacccccccccccccccccccccccccccccccctaggattttgaagattttgggaaagtctttttttttttttttttgcttgtcaagattttttggatgagtctgcccccccccccccccactttcaaaaaggatgctacgtgcctgcataaaGATAACAATATTCAAGGGCCTTCAGTCATTTTCAAGccatgataaacatgataaaaaggactctcaaaataataaaaaagacgcaaagtaaactgcattcacGGCATATGTTCACACTGTATGATGTGTCTCAAAATTCCTATTTTGGACTCGTCCACTAcaactacgaaaaaattaatgaatgagacattctTATTCTAGAGCGAagtcttgtaaatgaaatttccattgatCTGAATGGATTTTTCCGTGAGGGCCGGGGtaggtataaaaacaaatttaatcgttcaaagttttgaattgttaacaacgatatatcagatcgaatgttttagaacgatttataaatccaaaatacagtcatttttaatcGGTTGACGCGTGAGCATATGTTTTAAGTAGGCGGGCATCCTTACACCCTATTAATTGAAGACAAATGAAATCGCGTCCAGCAGAACTCCCTGGCATTTTAGTGTATgttattatgaatttatgattttgtttgttaataacaattcaacatcaattattaattaacaatgtacactctagtacgctaatacacaattttgttgcgatgacccccccccccccccggccattatacctatttttaaatcaggattacacacgtgcttgcatgtgcagaagacaatctggaacttaactgataactatatcatctctttggaaatttatttctccgtaagcaaatacgtgtagtaactgatacatgcaattgtgaaaaccatagaggaatgcatgatctgcgcataataactaactgcttgatacaatatttcttttttccaacatgttttaagtcaatgataatatggaaatatatgcttgacttcata containing:
- the LOC105337665 gene encoding uncharacterized protein, with protein sequence MLRLLVLSCALSASLGNYAGKQGDPNPPIDPRDVRNVVPGLKPGDIITPVSIDNIQIGSEGLPWVDESPINPFIIDQTPVINSNINARPLDLNDGRGGQVYENPFVDGSGLPNKRKPSYDGSRKVPVPPVTPPNGYGGGIARPDFHVDPGRKVPSYVNSNKVSILSVENPFGQENSPFGPIDGPGFDPLSQNIPLRKAPSYDGSQKVPIPVGENQFGQENSPFRPFEGAGVDPLIPNIPLRKAPSYDGSNKGPIQVDENPYVPFGGAGVDPLNPNIPLRKAPSYDGSNKGPIQVDENPFVPFGGAGVDPVNPNIPLRKAPSYDGSHKVPIPPVENPFGPFVGAGVDSLNPNIPLRKATSYDGSNKVPVPSVENPFVPFGGAVVDPLNPNIPLRKAPSYDGSHKRPILAGENSFGQVNSPFVPFGGADVDPLIPNNRLPLPDSNYVDRPYPDTVTDQRQQFDEMVSARLRTNSGLSPQVLPDRKGLSEGKRNYLSSLGLFKKAKSYKS